In Haliotis asinina isolate JCU_RB_2024 chromosome 11, JCU_Hal_asi_v2, whole genome shotgun sequence, the genomic stretch ACCATACAGATATTATAGAAGATGTAATCCATACAGTTGCTAATCTGTCATTATCAAGCTTCAAAGGATGCTAAAAAACGACTTACCAAGCTACCTCCTTTCAAGAAATATATTagtaagttgtttcaaaggcatttagaagttggaggaatcaaactaaaagtgctttatggttcaaacgttgtgaccttgtataataaagaagttgaaccataaagcacttttagtttagtTAGTTTAATATATTAGTAGTTTTGACAAACTTCGACCAAAACTGTACCAAGCCGTACACTGGATAAACGAGATCTGTAGCGCCATTATTGGAGATAATGTGGCATGAAAAACAGCATTAACACAGCTTGTACTATTCAGGTAGACAGATAGTTCActccatgaaccacattattgccCCAACTGCCTAGAGTTCCTGAAACTCTCGGCTCCCCAAGGCCCCGTTTGAACTTCAATGGGTTCATTTGTTAAAATCAAATTATATAAGTAGAGACTAAGTTGAGGAGTCAACTTATTAGAGCCTATATTgtcaagggagacaattctGACTCCCTCATACGTCGTCATCCAATGTTGTTGAAGTGATTCCAGTCTTCGACATATCACACCTCACATAAGACATACTgtcatatttcaaactgtactTTAGGCTGAAAATATGGAAGAGCGAAGTTTCTATCTACACGAGAGAATGAGTGAAACtaattcagcattattccagatatatcgtggcgatctgtaagtaatcaaatctggaccagacaatccggtgatcaacagcatgagcatcgatacgatgacatgtgtcaaccaactcggcaagcctgacaacctgatccagGTGGTCGATTCGTACCTTTCTATATGAAAACTATCGAAAGTATTGAAATAATGCTCATCATCCATTCGATTTAAACAAACACAGAAAAGGAATTTTGTCATCATTGTGCGGCAACTGACACAAAATTGCTAAAGTCGCGCTATTTCATACCGTGAAAGATGGGAGACCTTTTCATTCGTTAAGTGCAGCACACACCGTACTGGGAAAAACACGTGCGACATGACCACAGTTGCAGTCTACAATTATTGTTACGCCACCGATTACATGACGTAACACGAACCTGACATCACTTATATTTTCTGATGTAATTCACCCTAAAAAGTTGGAAGAAAGTTTTTGTAAGTCAGGTACGATAACTTACAGatgacaacttctatattataTGGTGATGCGATTTTTCGGAAAAGGTTTTTGTTTGATAACGGTTAATATGAACCTAGGTAGAAACGTCGCACAGTAACACAGTAAAAAGTTGTAATTCATAAAGTCTTTCTTATTATTcgtcaacttctaaaatgccagtcaaacagatcGAATGCTTCAGAATGAGAACAAAATCTCTTTATCAGTCCCAGCGAATTCTTTTTGATAGTTGGGGTGAACATTCCACTCGATGCCAAACAAATAGGCATTCTACATTTTGTAAATCACAAGATATTTGCACATTCATTCCAACCATTTCAGCGCGACTTTACATAAACCACGCCCACTTCTGTATGTCCCCGCTATGACCCTGTTGAGGGACAGATATATGTCCTGATTGACAGGACCCTGGCTGTCCGATTGGTTGTTGAGAGCAAACAGGGCGGGGCTACGTAAGAAGTCAGTGTTTCCATGATGATTGTCCCATATGATTGTTTCATCCTTCACAACCAGAGTAACACGTGACTTGATGAAGTCTCTACTTTCATATAACATCTTCTTCAAGGGATTTGGAGACTTATCACTGCCGTGGACGGAAAAAGACGTCCCGTAACCTTGAGCCTCACAATCATTCTCTTGTGTGGTTCCATCTCCCGCTAAAACAGGATAGAACAGTGTtatgaaacatgaaaaatacattCGTATCTTACACATATGCAGTAATAGATCTTAATGAATAAGAAATTAATATtgatcaaaacaaacataaattgaCTTACAACCTCCATCGTTGGATTTGGAATCGCCGACGTTGAAAACCCAACCACTAGGCGTGTCAAACCACATGTCTATCTTGATCTTATCGTGGCGCTGATTGGACGACGACTGACGGAACTGCAAACGGGCCAATCCCCGACGACTACATAATAACGATGACTCCTCGGAAGGCGGATCAAGCCATATGATGTCGCTATGGTTACCCCAGATGTTCCCTGTCTCCAAATTGGCGTAAACATCATAGGATTCTGAAATTGGAAAAAGGATACCATGCTCATTTGCTGAAAGAAACACACGAGGTGGGGAGGCATAGGCGGATTTCgttctgaaattttgttaaaggACCATTTAAACTCAAGTGAAATTGAGGTgtgcacccccacccccaaccacacatacacaccctcCATTTCCCACCCCACAAGCCCCACCTTTTTCTCAAGAGTGCACCGcctctttctcaaaaagctgtattcGCCCCCGGCAGGTAGCCTAGAGGCACAAGCGTTAGCCCGTCACAACAAAaacttatttattttattgcaAACACCCGATCGCTGCGTGAAACGCAATTCCGTGTTCGGTGGTGATCTTGCTGAGCAGTTATGAAATTCTTGGTATTCACATATAAATACAGTTTTATGTGTGTATTCTCCATGTGAAAACTCCCTTTAAAGAACCTCTTTATCTGGATAGTAGCTTCCTGGTGGCATTCTTCATCATAACTTGTTGTTGCTTAACTAATACGTCACCGAATTTCAGTGTCTGTCGAGGAACCTTTGTTGATTCATTATAGATAAATATGGCAAAAAAATCTCtgttaatttatttaaaatgtttcatGAGGAAACGTATTCAGCTTGCCTTAAGGTATAAACTGCTTAGCAAGCAAATcattccaaaaatattttacccTCCAAACATTAACAGACTCTTCTATATTATATATCAGCCATATATGACTGTCATGAATTTTAAATCCAAAATAtttggggcggtgggatagtctaATGGCTAGAGCGTTtgctcgtaacgccgaagacccgggttcgactcccgacatgggtgcattgtgtgaagcccatttctggtgtcccccgccgtgatattgcatcAGAATTGCTGTAAGCGGCTTAAAAATGAATTCACTTACTCCAAAATATTTTAAGGATGCCATTTGGGTAATTACTTAAAATGTTTCGGACATTATCCTGTGGTAACGAATTCTTTAAATTTCCTTGGCGAAGTATACACATGGACAGTTGTCGAACTAGTTCAGTCATGGAACTTAATAGAAGATTCAATTACCTCGGAGCAGAAGATTCTCTAAAACACGTCTAATTTCAACACGGAATTACCCAAATGATTTTGTCTAAGCGAATGTTCTTGGAAACAGCCCCTTCACTTAATATTTACTTCTTCCTTTCAAATCTGATTACCAGCTACGTCGTGTGAGATACACACCACGGTTAGATTGCATACAAACACGCATGTGAAAGGCGCATTATTTCTTAACATATACACAAGCCGCATGTTTCCTTCCTCGGGTGTAAATATTTCCTGTCGGTCGTCACGATGGGCTATGAATACTGCAAACTGACCACATGTTGACAGGAATTGGTTTGGAACATTCCCATCATCCGACACCACGCCCCTCGCGTGTGATAGGGGCCACACGATCGTATATCTGGTCAATACGTTCAGAGCTGGGTGTGTCGGGCCACATGAGGTCAGTGTGGCATCGGAGAGCTAATACCACGTGTTTTAAAAAGTGAGTCTTTTTTCACGCCGTATTTGCAATATACTATTCCCCATAGCTACAGCTTCCGTTGTGAAAATTATTCACATGGACGGGACATATAAACATGCTGGATGATTGAGTTTTCGTCTGTGCTTGGCAGCGATGGGAAATTGGTGAGAGGGAGTTTCATTTCTGTCAGTCAGCCCATCTTGAACATTGTCACGACAATCCGTAAATCGCCACGGTGAGTCAGTGGAACGAGTGGTTGACAGTGTGAACACTGACCTGCATTGTCACCACGTGATCGTGAGAAGTTATAACATATGTGATATTTCCATGGTTTTGTGTTCTGTACAGCGCGCGTTATGCGTGTGTTATGTGTATGGTGTGTGGTGCGTTATTTGTAagatgtgcgtgtgtgtaggaTATGTGTGTGCAAGGTGTGCGGTGTTAGAAGTGTCTGTGTCATAAGGTTTGTGCGTAGTTTTTGTTGTGTGTTGCAAGAGAGCTGCATGCGGTGTGTGTGGGCGTTCGCGCTAGCagtagtgtgtgtgtctgtgtgtcggcagagagagagagagacagagagagagtgtgtgtgtgtctgagaCAAAGCGACAGAGAGGAGACACAAGACAGAGAAGGGGACACATAGGGAGAAAGGAGAGAGAAATGAGAGACACAGAGGGAGAAGGGACAAGGTGGGTGCATATAAGGGACGGGGGGAAAGGTATCGGTTTTCAGTTTTAAACGGCATATAGGGTAGCGTGACAAAGTGACGATTAGGTTTATAATCTATTCATGGctactttaaaaaaaacacatgtaCGTGTAGTCAAGTGATAGcacagaagaaaatatttgtaaagaATTTAACGACGCTTCCATCTGCATGTTCTTTTTGTGTCAGCTCACCGAGGTATCCGTTTGCCAGAAACCATTGAGAACTGACTCCATCAACAGCACGGCGTCCCGGTGGGAACAGTACACCGGCTTCTCGTCTGATGAGCGGTAATTACACCACCGTGTGCGAACAGTGTCACTCAAACTGCCAACACGTAGCTCGTTCTGAACGTTAAAGCGTGATGAACGTTTTCAAAGCACGTAAATACGCATCACTGCAAACCGCGTAACTTCACGTGTTACCTTTATGAGTGAAATCGCCCGTATTACAAGCGTTCAATGAATCATAGACGATAAATAACACCAAGCaagtgactatggttttacgtcgttcTTAGAAACATTCCAGCCCTTTCATGACGGAAGGGGACACCACATACATAGGTGCTTCttacattgtaccaatgtggggtaTATAATCGTGTTTAGAGAataaaaccatatatatatatatatatatatatatatatatatatatatatatatatatatatatatatatatatatatatattaccttCATTAAAGTCATCAGTGCCATCTCCAAACATCACTGGAGCCTTCTCTGTTGAATACGTAGTTGAGGACTGTGTTGGCGTTGGTTGTACCGCTGTGGGTGCCGTTCTAGGCTTAACCTCAGCGAGGCCATCCAATATCTTGTCATCTGCATTCTGGTCGCTAGTTTCCTGTGTGGGTAGTGCAATCACTACCTGAGAGTCTCTCAGCGCTCCGTTCGCGTCCTCTCGGGGGTGACCATTTATCATAACCCCTTCGTCGGGTATACTATTACTGCCACCCAAGGACACATTTGAGCTCCTAGTGACATCATTTGATTTTGATCGGTCGAAAATGACTATTCGtttggagttgtctcccttggcaaCACCCACGACTTTGCTATAATACTTCGCGGGGTTGCTGCGAGATTCGCACGTGCATGACTTGTATATTTTCCTGAGGTATCTTCGTGTGTGCTTGTTCTTCTTTAATTCTCTGGATTTATACTTAGCGAGTGTATTCTGCCCTTCGAGTAGCTGAGCTAAAACCTCTTCCTGTTTTTCTACAAGTTTCTTGAGCTCGATGATCTGTAGCTGGATGGCCTGTAGGGCGGACTTGCCCACAACCTCGGACTTGAGGTCATGACCTCTCAGAAGGTCAACGTAATGGACGTCAGAGGTCACCGCGTGCACCGAGAACGTTAACAGGACTAAGAGCATGTACATGGTGATTAGATGTACATCGCCAAACAGAAATTATTACTACAATGGAACTCGTTATGGTCGTCAGTTGATAGGGTTTTATTCTAATATAATCAAGTTTCTGATTAAAACCATGATCTTGTTACCATACTTGGATTAGTTACTGGTCCATGTTCTGCATCGAATGTCAGTTTCTGATTTGATACATTCACTGGATGTTGTAGTGTTTCATTACACAAACTGAGCTCCGCGTCATCACATTTCACTGTATGAGATAACCACACGCACAAACCTCCTTGAACCAGTTCAACAATTCAACAAACCTTCAGGTACTTCCATTTTTGACGACGAATCTCCACAATGGCAACCCATCCCTCCGTCAAAAACCAATACATCGCATGTTTAAGTGGGTGTACGGCTTATCCTCTATGAATATCCAGTTTCATACACTTTCAGGTCCATCGCATGGTCGAGCGCGAGAACTCAACAACGTTACATAAGCGTCCTCCTCCGAATCAGCCTCCTATCTGTTACACTACAATTTCCCCGCCAGCCGATACTCACAGTTATAGAACACTATTATCCTCTTTCATACAGAATTCCACTTTCTAATACATAGGAGAACAGCTTGGGGTAATCCATGGGTTAACTCAATAACGGTATGAACCTAATAAAGTCTCATCCTCTTGAGCTGTGCTCATTTCTGTCAATACATCCATCAAATAGTCCTAGCTATGACCACAAGGCCCTCTTCACGGGACTGGAGCATGAAACCAATTATGTGTACATTACACGC encodes the following:
- the LOC137256220 gene encoding uncharacterized protein, which produces MYMLLVLLTFSVHAVTSDVHYVDLLRGHDLKSEVVGKSALQAIQLQIIELKKLVEKQEEVLAQLLEGQNTLAKYKSRELKKNKHTRRYLRKIYKSCTCESRSNPAKYYSKVVGVAKGDNSKRIVIFDRSKSNDVTRSSNVSLGGSNSIPDEGVMINGHPREDANGALRDSQVVIALPTQETSDQNADDKILDGLAEVKPRTAPTAVQPTPTQSSTTYSTEKAPVMFGDGTDDFNEESYDVYANLETGNIWGNHSDIIWLDPPSEESSLLCSRRGLARLQFRQSSSNQRHDKIKIDMWFDTPSGWVFNVGDSKSNDGGSGDGTTQENDCEAQGYGTSFSVHGSDKSPNPLKKMLYESRDFIKSRVTLVVKDETIIWDNHHGNTDFLRSPALFALNNQSDSQGPVNQDIYLSLNRVIAGTYRSGRGLCKVALKWLE